In Henckelia pumila isolate YLH828 unplaced genomic scaffold, ASM3356847v2 CTG_80:::fragment_1, whole genome shotgun sequence, one genomic interval encodes:
- the LOC140873609 gene encoding protein transport protein SEC16B homolog isoform X1, translating to MASNPPFLVEDNTDEDFFDKLVNDDDDVDFGITSTSADRVLSDGNESDESKAFSNLNINEFDNSCDVRHDNASNSISNNVDNLISEIKTAKQIEDEGAVEYSRNPLVSENSFEFGNLIGEPKTEDEITEVLSDTTFMSKSSGERLSDATVVSKSSGESGAPGVKEMDWSAFHSDSNKNDGDGFGFGSYSDFFTELGGDNAGDAWGNVGDNLDPGPNVTIGNDKSFHMEDSNSYGQYNEENDFSISANQSTDVQDLNSSQHWESMYPGWKYEPSTGQWYQVDGYDTGASAQAHVDSNLSSTWGLSNAKAEISYFQQTAQSVAGTVPESGKIENVTDWNQASQVSDAKETTSNWNQVSQVSSDTSGVSYPASQDNNGYPPHMVFDPQYPDWYYDTIAQGWFPLESYTASTQSSTKVQDQMNQDGYAVTNTFSQNNDQRMYSTHSQGNNYQDQAFGGQGQEHSWTGSGSFSDYNQQSSKMWQPETVSNIGATSQYGNEQMTNSYTQNLSQVAHGSPQNSFNHGVTGSYYENGAQGPNDFSMGFGSQGFVAGRNLSQQFNDSRINQHSQNGAPSDFTMNQNSINFSQQMIQGTQTSYAPAAGRSSAGRPPHALVTFGFGGKLIVMKDNSSTGNFSYGSQNTTTGSISVLSLQEVVNENNASNNGMGVCYYFQALCRQATPGPLTGGNVGIKELNKWVDERIANPESADMDYRKAENLRLLLSLLKLGCQYYGKLRSPYGTDAVSKESDGPESAVAKLFASAKRNDMQRSQYGAVAQCLQQMPSEGQMQATAAEVQSLLVFGRKKEALQCAKEGQLWGPALVLAAQLGDQFYGETVKQMALQQLVAGSPLRTLCLLIAGQPADVFSADTTAISSMAGVANLPQQPPQFLANGMLDDWEDNLAMITANRTKDDELVLIHLGDCLWKERSDIIAAHICYLVAEASFEPYSDSARLCLVGADHWKFPRTYASPEAIQRTEVYEYSKTLGNSQFVLLPFQPYKLVYAYMLTEVGRISDALKYCQAVLKSLKTGRNPEVETLRHLVSSLEERIKAHQEGGFSTNLAPKKLVGKLLNLFDSTAHRVVGGLPPPAPTAGGSIQGNMNYHQTIGPRVSTSQSTLAMSSLVPSQSMEPISEWAADSNRMSMHARSVSEPDFGRSPRQDQAQSLKEENSAGEQEKVSAIGRRSRFGSFGFGTQLLQKTVGLVLNRQGRQAKLGDTNKFYYDDKLKRWVEEGAAPPAEEETLPPPPTTAIFQNGTSDYNLKTALQNEISHVNRNPEHGNTSPPDNSSGIPPLPPTSNQYSARGRMGVRSRYVDTFNQGGGNTGNSFQAPAVPSVKPASSPNPKFFVPTPVTSFDPSVDAPVNGMQDNSSTHEHPSTSPSSDTFHSPAPPPSSMNIPRFASMNNISNNGTSDYGSFSTPSRRTASWSGRLNDSFSPPYRPEVKPQVKPLAEVLGIDPSSFMPSDPPIVHSSKHGGNFGDDLHEVEL from the exons TGAATGATGACGATGACGTGGATTTTGGGATCACTTCCACGTCTGCAGACCGTGTTTTATCGGATGGgaatgaatctgatgaatcaaagGCTTTTTCGAATTTGAATATCAATGAGTTTGATAATAGTTGTGATGTTAGACATGATAATGCTAGCAATAGTATCAGTAACAATGTGGATAATTTAATCTCTGAAATAAAGACAGCAAAACAGATTGAAGACGAGGGAGCTGTGGAGTATAGTAGAAATCCATTAGTGTCGGAGAATTCATTTGAGTTTGGTAATTTGATAGGTGAACCAAAGACTGAGGACGAGATTACTGAAGTTTTATCTGATACAACATTCATGAGTAAGAGTAGTGGCGAGCGTCTTTCGGATGCAACTGTGGTTAGTAAGAGCAGCGGTGAATCAGGGGCACCAGGAGTTAAGGAAATGGATTGGAGTGCTTTTCATTCCGATTCAAATAAGAATGATGGCGATGGCTTTGGCTTTGGATCATACTCAGATTTTTTTACTGAATTAGGTGGCGATAATGCTGGTGATGCATGGGGCAATGTGGGGGATAATTTGGACCCTGGGCCAAATGTTACTATTGGGAATGATAAATCCTTTCACATGGAAGATTCTAATAGTTATGGGCAGTACAATGAGGAAAATGATTTTAGTATAAGTGCGAATCAAAGTACGGATGTGCAGGACTTAAACAGCAGTCAGCACTGGGAGAGTATGTATCCTGGTTGGAAGTATGAACCAAGCACTGGACAGTGGTATCAGGTAGATGGTTATGATACTGGTGCAAGTGCACAAGCTCATGTTGACTCTAATTTATCTTCTACTTGGGGATTATCTAATGCAAAGGCTGAGATCTCTTACTTCCAGCAAACTGCTCAGTCTGTTGCTGGAACTGTGCCTGAGAGTGGTAAAATTGAGAATGTTACTGATTGGAATCAAGCTTCTCAGGTGAGTGATGCAAAAGAAACCACATCAAATTGGAACCAGGTTTCACAAGTAAGTAGTGATACCTCAGGAGTTTCTTACCCGGCTTCTCAAGATAATAATGGTTACCCACCTCATATGGTTTTTGATCCCCAATATCCGGACTGGTATTATGATACTATTGCTCAGGGATGGTTCCCGTTAGAGTCCTACACAGCATCTACTCAGTCGTCTACCAAAGTTCAGGACCAGATGAATCAGGATGGATATGCAGTAACCAATACATTTTCTCAGAACAATGATCAGAGGATGTATAGTACGCATAGTCAAGGTAATAATTACCAAGATCAAGCATTTGGTGGCCAAGGTCAGGAACATAGCTGGACTGGGTCTGGATCGTTCAGCGACTACAATCAGCAAAGCTCAAAAATGTGGCAGCCTGAAACGGTAAGTAATATCGGAGCTACTTCACAGTACGGAAATGAACAAATGACAAATAGCTACACACAGAATTTGTCTCAAGTTGCTCACGGAAGCCCACAGAATTCATTTAATCATGGAGTAACAGGTTCATATTATGAGAATGGGGCACAAGGTCCAAACGACTTTTCCATGGGTTTTGGGTCACAAGGTTTTGTTGCTGGTAGAAACTTAAGTCAACAGTTCAATGACTCTAGAATCAATCAACATAGCCAAAATGGTGCCCCAAGTGACTTCACCATGAATCAGAATTCAATCAATTTTTCTCAGCAAATGATTCAGGGTACTCAAACTTCATATGCTCCTGCTGCTGGAAGGTCTTCTGCAGGTCGTCCTCCGCATGCTTTGGTTACTTTTGGTTTTGGTGGGAAGCTTATTGTGATGAAAGATAATAGTTCTACCGGAAACTTTAGCTATGGAAGTCAG AATACTACGACTGGTTCCATATCAGTTCTCAGCTTACAAGAAGTCGTGAATGAAAACAATGCATCAAACAACGGAATGGGTGTTTGCTATTATTTCCAGGCTCTTTGTAGGCAAGCTACCCCGGGTCCTCTTACTGGTGGAAATGTTGGCATCAAGGAGTTGAACAAATGGGTAGACGAGAGAATAGCTAACCCTGAATCTGCTGATATGGACTATAGGAAGGCTGAAAATTTGAGGTTACTTCTCTCACTGCTTAAACTGGGTTGTCAATATTATGGAAAACTTCGATCTCCATATGGTACAGATGCTGTATCGAAG GAAAGTGATGGTCCTGAATCAGCTGTTGCCAAGCTTTTTGCATCTGCGAAGAGAAACGACATGCAGCGTAGTCAGTACGGTGCTGTTGCTCAGTGCTTGCAGCAAATGCCATCGGAAGGACAAATGCAG GCCACTGCTGCTGAGGTTCAAAGCCTTTTAGTTTtcggaagaaagaaagaagctcTGCAATGTGCAAAAGAGGGTCAGTTATGGGGCCCTGCGCTTGTTCTTGCTGCACAACTTGGTGATCAG TTCTACGGGGAAACTGTAAAGCAAATGGCACTTCAACAATTGGTAGCAGGGTCACCTTTGCGGACATTATGCCTGCTAATTGCTGGGCAACCTGCTGATGTCTTTTCTGCAGATACCACAGCCATTAGTAGCATGGCTGGTGTGGCAAATTTGCCTCAGCAACCACCACAG TTTCTCGCGAATGGCATGCTGGATGACTGGGAGGACAATTTAGCAATGATAACTGCAAATAGAACAAAAGATGATGAACTTGTGCTCATTCATCTTGGAGATTGTTTGTGGAAGGAAAGAAGTGAT ATAATTGCTGCTCACATTTGCTATCTAGTTGCTGAAGCAAGTTTTGAGCCATATTCAGACAGTGCAAGGTTGTGTCTTGTCGGTGCAGATCACTGGAAATTTCCACGGACGTATGCCAGTCCAGAGGCTATACAG AGGACAGAGGTATACGAGTATTCAAAAACACTTGGGAACTCCCAGTTCGTCCTACTTCCATTTCAACCATATAAGCTTGTATATGCTTACATGTTGACAGAAGTTGGGAGGATATCTGATGCATTGAA GTACTGTCAAGCGGTACTAAAATCACTTAAGACAGGACGAAACCCAGAGGTCGAGACTCTTAGACATTTAGTTTCATCTTTGGAAGAGAGGATCAAAGCTCATCAAGAG GGAGGTTTCTCCACAAACTTGGCCCCTAAAAAATTGGTCGGTAAATTGCTCAACCTTTTTGATAGTACTGCCCACCGTGTTGTTGGGGGTCTACCACCACCTGCGCCAACGGCTGGTGGCTCTATTCAAGGTAACATGAATTATCATCAAACAATCGGGCCTAGGGTATCAACTAGTCAATCAACATTGGCTATGTCATCATTAGTGCCTTCTCAATCCATGGAGCCTATTAGTGAATGGGCAGCTGATAGCAACAGGATGTCAATGCATGCCAGAAGTGTTTCAGAACCTGACTTCGGTAGAAGTCCAAGGCAG GATCAGGCTCAGTCATTGAAGGAAGAAAATTCCGCTGGCGAGCAAGAAAAAGTATCTGCAATAGGCAGGAGATCTCGATTTGGTAGTTTTGGTTTTGGAACCCAGCTACTACAGAAGACCGTAGGTTTAGTTCTCAACCGTCAAGGCCGCCAG GCTAAATTGGGTGATACGAACAAGTTTTATTATGACGATAAACTCAAGAGATGGGTGGAGGAAGGTGCTGCACCTCCGGCAGAAGAAGAGACCCTTCCACCACCACCGACTACCGCAATTTTCCAGAACGGAACATCGGATTATAACTTAAAGACTGCCCTGCAAAATGAAATTTCTCATGTGAACAGAAATCCTGAACATGGAAACACAAGTCCTCCAGATAATAGTTCAGGAATTCCACCACTTCCTCCAACCTCCAATCAATACTCTGCCCGAGGAAGGATGGGCGTCCGATCTAG GTATGTCGACACCTTTAACCAAGGTGGTGGGAACACGGGAAATTCATTCCAGGCGCCTGCTGTTCCTTCCGTCAAACCAGCGAGCAGCCCCAACCCAAAATTCTTTGTGCCAACGCCAGTGACCTCGTTTGACCCATCAGTCGATGCTCCTGTAAATGGCATGCAAGACAATTCATCAACTCATGAACATCCTTCCACCTCTCCTTCAAGCGATACATTCCATTCACCTGCACCACCTCCATCATCCATGAACATTCCAAGATTTGCCAGCATGAACAACATCTCGAACAATGGTACAAGCGATTATGGTTCTTTTTCGACACCTTCACGGCGTACAGCATCGTGGAGTGGAAGATTAAATGATTCGTTCAGTCCTCCGTATAGGCCTGAAGTAAAACCTCAAGTAAAACCTCTGGCAGAGGTATTGGGCATCGACCCGTCTTCTTTCATGCCAAGTGACCCTCCTATAGTACATTCGTCAAAACATGGTGGTAATTTTGGAGATGATCTTCACGAAGTGGAACTCTAA
- the LOC140873609 gene encoding protein transport protein SEC16B homolog isoform X3 — MASNPPFLVEDNTDEDFFDKLVNDDDDVDFGITSTSADRVLSDGNESDESKAFSNLNINEFDNSCDVRHDNASNSISNNVDNLISEIKTAKQIEDEGAVEYSRNPLVSENSFEFGNLIGEPKTEDEITEVLSDTTFMSKSSGERLSDATVVSKSSGESGAPGVKEMDWSAFHSDSNKNDGDGFGFGSYSDFFTELGGDNAGDAWGNVGDNLDPGPNVTIGNDKSFHMEDSNSYGQYNEENDFSISANQSTDVQDLNSSQHWESMYPGWKYEPSTGQWYQVDGYDTGASAQAHVDSNLSSTWGLSNAKAEISYFQQTAQSVAGTVPESGKIENVTDWNQASQVSDAKETTSNWNQVSQVSSDTSGVSYPASQDNNGYPPHMVFDPQYPDWYYDTIAQGWFPLESYTASTQSSTKVQDQMNQDGYAVTNTFSQNNDQRMYSTHSQGNNYQDQAFGGQGQEHSWTGSGSFSDYNQQSSKMWQPETVSNIGATSQYGNEQMTNSYTQNLSQVAHGSPQNSFNHGVTGSYYENGAQGPNDFSMGFGSQGFVAGRNLSQQFNDSRINQHSQNGAPSDFTMNQNSINFSQQMIQGTQTSYAPAAGRSSAGRPPHALVTFGFGGKLIVMKDNSSTGNFSYGSQNTTTGSISVLSLQEVVNENNASNNGMGVCYYFQALCRQATPGPLTGGNVGIKELNKWVDERIANPESADMDYRKAENLRLLLSLLKLGCQYYGKLRSPYGTDAVSKESDGPESAVAKLFASAKRNDMQRSQYGAVAQCLQQMPSEGQMQATAAEVQSLLVFGRKKEALQCAKEGQLWGPALVLAAQLGDQFYGETVKQMALQQLVAGSPLRTLCLLIAGQPADVFSADTTAISSMAGVANLPQQPPQFLANGMLDDWEDNLAMITANRTKDDELVLIHLGDCLWKERSDIIAAHICYLVAEASFEPYSDSARLCLVGADHWKFPRTYASPEAIQRTEVYEYSKTLGNSQFVLLPFQPYKLVYAYMLTEVGRISDALKYCQAVLKSLKTGRNPEVETLRHLVSSLEERIKAHQEGGFSTNLAPKKLVGKLLNLFDSTAHRVVGGLPPPAPTAGGSIQVPSQSMEPISEWAADSNRMSMHARSVSEPDFGRSPRQDQAQSLKEENSAGEQEKVSAIGRRSRFGSFGFGTQLLQKTVGLVLNRQGRQAKLGDTNKFYYDDKLKRWVEEGAAPPAEEETLPPPPTTAIFQNGTSDYNLKTALQNEISHVNRNPEHGNTSPPDNSSGIPPLPPTSNQYSARGRMGVRSRYVDTFNQGGGNTGNSFQAPAVPSVKPASSPNPKFFVPTPVTSFDPSVDAPVNGMQDNSSTHEHPSTSPSSDTFHSPAPPPSSMNIPRFASMNNISNNGTSDYGSFSTPSRRTASWSGRLNDSFSPPYRPEVKPQVKPLAEVLGIDPSSFMPSDPPIVHSSKHGGNFGDDLHEVEL; from the exons TGAATGATGACGATGACGTGGATTTTGGGATCACTTCCACGTCTGCAGACCGTGTTTTATCGGATGGgaatgaatctgatgaatcaaagGCTTTTTCGAATTTGAATATCAATGAGTTTGATAATAGTTGTGATGTTAGACATGATAATGCTAGCAATAGTATCAGTAACAATGTGGATAATTTAATCTCTGAAATAAAGACAGCAAAACAGATTGAAGACGAGGGAGCTGTGGAGTATAGTAGAAATCCATTAGTGTCGGAGAATTCATTTGAGTTTGGTAATTTGATAGGTGAACCAAAGACTGAGGACGAGATTACTGAAGTTTTATCTGATACAACATTCATGAGTAAGAGTAGTGGCGAGCGTCTTTCGGATGCAACTGTGGTTAGTAAGAGCAGCGGTGAATCAGGGGCACCAGGAGTTAAGGAAATGGATTGGAGTGCTTTTCATTCCGATTCAAATAAGAATGATGGCGATGGCTTTGGCTTTGGATCATACTCAGATTTTTTTACTGAATTAGGTGGCGATAATGCTGGTGATGCATGGGGCAATGTGGGGGATAATTTGGACCCTGGGCCAAATGTTACTATTGGGAATGATAAATCCTTTCACATGGAAGATTCTAATAGTTATGGGCAGTACAATGAGGAAAATGATTTTAGTATAAGTGCGAATCAAAGTACGGATGTGCAGGACTTAAACAGCAGTCAGCACTGGGAGAGTATGTATCCTGGTTGGAAGTATGAACCAAGCACTGGACAGTGGTATCAGGTAGATGGTTATGATACTGGTGCAAGTGCACAAGCTCATGTTGACTCTAATTTATCTTCTACTTGGGGATTATCTAATGCAAAGGCTGAGATCTCTTACTTCCAGCAAACTGCTCAGTCTGTTGCTGGAACTGTGCCTGAGAGTGGTAAAATTGAGAATGTTACTGATTGGAATCAAGCTTCTCAGGTGAGTGATGCAAAAGAAACCACATCAAATTGGAACCAGGTTTCACAAGTAAGTAGTGATACCTCAGGAGTTTCTTACCCGGCTTCTCAAGATAATAATGGTTACCCACCTCATATGGTTTTTGATCCCCAATATCCGGACTGGTATTATGATACTATTGCTCAGGGATGGTTCCCGTTAGAGTCCTACACAGCATCTACTCAGTCGTCTACCAAAGTTCAGGACCAGATGAATCAGGATGGATATGCAGTAACCAATACATTTTCTCAGAACAATGATCAGAGGATGTATAGTACGCATAGTCAAGGTAATAATTACCAAGATCAAGCATTTGGTGGCCAAGGTCAGGAACATAGCTGGACTGGGTCTGGATCGTTCAGCGACTACAATCAGCAAAGCTCAAAAATGTGGCAGCCTGAAACGGTAAGTAATATCGGAGCTACTTCACAGTACGGAAATGAACAAATGACAAATAGCTACACACAGAATTTGTCTCAAGTTGCTCACGGAAGCCCACAGAATTCATTTAATCATGGAGTAACAGGTTCATATTATGAGAATGGGGCACAAGGTCCAAACGACTTTTCCATGGGTTTTGGGTCACAAGGTTTTGTTGCTGGTAGAAACTTAAGTCAACAGTTCAATGACTCTAGAATCAATCAACATAGCCAAAATGGTGCCCCAAGTGACTTCACCATGAATCAGAATTCAATCAATTTTTCTCAGCAAATGATTCAGGGTACTCAAACTTCATATGCTCCTGCTGCTGGAAGGTCTTCTGCAGGTCGTCCTCCGCATGCTTTGGTTACTTTTGGTTTTGGTGGGAAGCTTATTGTGATGAAAGATAATAGTTCTACCGGAAACTTTAGCTATGGAAGTCAG AATACTACGACTGGTTCCATATCAGTTCTCAGCTTACAAGAAGTCGTGAATGAAAACAATGCATCAAACAACGGAATGGGTGTTTGCTATTATTTCCAGGCTCTTTGTAGGCAAGCTACCCCGGGTCCTCTTACTGGTGGAAATGTTGGCATCAAGGAGTTGAACAAATGGGTAGACGAGAGAATAGCTAACCCTGAATCTGCTGATATGGACTATAGGAAGGCTGAAAATTTGAGGTTACTTCTCTCACTGCTTAAACTGGGTTGTCAATATTATGGAAAACTTCGATCTCCATATGGTACAGATGCTGTATCGAAG GAAAGTGATGGTCCTGAATCAGCTGTTGCCAAGCTTTTTGCATCTGCGAAGAGAAACGACATGCAGCGTAGTCAGTACGGTGCTGTTGCTCAGTGCTTGCAGCAAATGCCATCGGAAGGACAAATGCAG GCCACTGCTGCTGAGGTTCAAAGCCTTTTAGTTTtcggaagaaagaaagaagctcTGCAATGTGCAAAAGAGGGTCAGTTATGGGGCCCTGCGCTTGTTCTTGCTGCACAACTTGGTGATCAG TTCTACGGGGAAACTGTAAAGCAAATGGCACTTCAACAATTGGTAGCAGGGTCACCTTTGCGGACATTATGCCTGCTAATTGCTGGGCAACCTGCTGATGTCTTTTCTGCAGATACCACAGCCATTAGTAGCATGGCTGGTGTGGCAAATTTGCCTCAGCAACCACCACAG TTTCTCGCGAATGGCATGCTGGATGACTGGGAGGACAATTTAGCAATGATAACTGCAAATAGAACAAAAGATGATGAACTTGTGCTCATTCATCTTGGAGATTGTTTGTGGAAGGAAAGAAGTGAT ATAATTGCTGCTCACATTTGCTATCTAGTTGCTGAAGCAAGTTTTGAGCCATATTCAGACAGTGCAAGGTTGTGTCTTGTCGGTGCAGATCACTGGAAATTTCCACGGACGTATGCCAGTCCAGAGGCTATACAG AGGACAGAGGTATACGAGTATTCAAAAACACTTGGGAACTCCCAGTTCGTCCTACTTCCATTTCAACCATATAAGCTTGTATATGCTTACATGTTGACAGAAGTTGGGAGGATATCTGATGCATTGAA GTACTGTCAAGCGGTACTAAAATCACTTAAGACAGGACGAAACCCAGAGGTCGAGACTCTTAGACATTTAGTTTCATCTTTGGAAGAGAGGATCAAAGCTCATCAAGAG GGAGGTTTCTCCACAAACTTGGCCCCTAAAAAATTGGTCGGTAAATTGCTCAACCTTTTTGATAGTACTGCCCACCGTGTTGTTGGGGGTCTACCACCACCTGCGCCAACGGCTGGTGGCTCTATTCAAG TGCCTTCTCAATCCATGGAGCCTATTAGTGAATGGGCAGCTGATAGCAACAGGATGTCAATGCATGCCAGAAGTGTTTCAGAACCTGACTTCGGTAGAAGTCCAAGGCAG GATCAGGCTCAGTCATTGAAGGAAGAAAATTCCGCTGGCGAGCAAGAAAAAGTATCTGCAATAGGCAGGAGATCTCGATTTGGTAGTTTTGGTTTTGGAACCCAGCTACTACAGAAGACCGTAGGTTTAGTTCTCAACCGTCAAGGCCGCCAG GCTAAATTGGGTGATACGAACAAGTTTTATTATGACGATAAACTCAAGAGATGGGTGGAGGAAGGTGCTGCACCTCCGGCAGAAGAAGAGACCCTTCCACCACCACCGACTACCGCAATTTTCCAGAACGGAACATCGGATTATAACTTAAAGACTGCCCTGCAAAATGAAATTTCTCATGTGAACAGAAATCCTGAACATGGAAACACAAGTCCTCCAGATAATAGTTCAGGAATTCCACCACTTCCTCCAACCTCCAATCAATACTCTGCCCGAGGAAGGATGGGCGTCCGATCTAG GTATGTCGACACCTTTAACCAAGGTGGTGGGAACACGGGAAATTCATTCCAGGCGCCTGCTGTTCCTTCCGTCAAACCAGCGAGCAGCCCCAACCCAAAATTCTTTGTGCCAACGCCAGTGACCTCGTTTGACCCATCAGTCGATGCTCCTGTAAATGGCATGCAAGACAATTCATCAACTCATGAACATCCTTCCACCTCTCCTTCAAGCGATACATTCCATTCACCTGCACCACCTCCATCATCCATGAACATTCCAAGATTTGCCAGCATGAACAACATCTCGAACAATGGTACAAGCGATTATGGTTCTTTTTCGACACCTTCACGGCGTACAGCATCGTGGAGTGGAAGATTAAATGATTCGTTCAGTCCTCCGTATAGGCCTGAAGTAAAACCTCAAGTAAAACCTCTGGCAGAGGTATTGGGCATCGACCCGTCTTCTTTCATGCCAAGTGACCCTCCTATAGTACATTCGTCAAAACATGGTGGTAATTTTGGAGATGATCTTCACGAAGTGGAACTCTAA